A single genomic interval of Roseomonas aeriglobus harbors:
- a CDS encoding RNA polymerase sigma factor has protein sequence MDDGGLKAIFLEQQPMLRRLLVARLGNAEDAEDALQDMWLRIDQLAQRPIAQPAAFLYRVAANLATDMRIAAGRRAARDTAWLDDQPDANQIPNAERVLAARSEWQAVEAAIADMPDRMATALRMFRIEDQSQRAIAERLGISVSGVEKLLQRAYRKLHDHVERCGEDHGEPHRLG, from the coding sequence GTGGACGACGGCGGCCTGAAGGCCATCTTCCTGGAGCAGCAACCGATGCTGCGACGCCTGCTCGTCGCGCGGCTCGGCAATGCCGAGGACGCCGAGGATGCGTTGCAGGACATGTGGCTGCGGATCGACCAGCTGGCGCAACGCCCGATCGCCCAGCCCGCCGCCTTCCTCTACCGCGTCGCCGCCAACCTGGCGACCGACATGCGCATCGCCGCCGGGCGGCGTGCCGCACGCGATACGGCGTGGCTCGATGATCAGCCCGACGCAAATCAGATCCCGAATGCCGAGCGTGTGCTCGCCGCGCGCAGCGAATGGCAGGCGGTCGAAGCGGCGATAGCCGATATGCCCGACCGCATGGCGACCGCGCTCAGGATGTTCCGGATCGAGGATCAGTCGCAACGCGCGATCGCCGAACGATTGGGGATCAGCGTCAGCGGTGTCGAGAAGCTGCTGCAGCGGGCATACCGAAAACTTCACGATCACGTCGAACGCTGTGGTGAGGATCACGGCGAGCCACATCGTCTAGGCTAG
- a CDS encoding FecR domain-containing protein, producing MTDDGADLMDRAIAWHLRLVDAGVDDWAAFVDWLEADPAHAAAYDRVAMRDRVVAAEHFPQAASPAGNDNDAPLAAPRHRWRWIAGGSAIAAGLAAVMVPQLLPQATAYEVATAAGERRALTLQDGTRVELSGGTRLRLDPATPRLVALEQGEALFTVRHDAARPFVVTAAGRTVQDVGTVFNVASSDAALSVEVAEGSVVYEPDGAAVMLHAGDGVSVDASANTVRRTRFAPDTVGGWRHGVLTFNERPLRDVAGTLNRLYGFQIELSPGLSGQPFTGMVRFSGAADRDVPHLAELIGATWRRDEGRWVLSEGTTR from the coding sequence GTGACCGATGATGGCGCAGATCTGATGGACCGGGCGATTGCCTGGCACCTGCGCCTTGTCGACGCGGGTGTCGACGACTGGGCGGCGTTCGTCGACTGGCTGGAGGCGGACCCTGCCCATGCTGCTGCCTATGACCGGGTGGCGATGCGCGACCGCGTCGTGGCTGCAGAGCATTTCCCCCAGGCCGCATCACCGGCCGGGAACGACAATGATGCACCGCTGGCCGCGCCGCGGCACCGCTGGCGCTGGATCGCCGGTGGTTCGGCGATCGCCGCCGGCCTTGCCGCGGTCATGGTACCGCAGCTGCTGCCGCAAGCTACGGCGTACGAGGTCGCGACGGCAGCGGGGGAGCGTCGTGCACTGACCTTGCAGGACGGGACACGCGTCGAATTGAGCGGCGGGACGCGGCTGCGTCTCGACCCGGCGACGCCGCGGCTGGTGGCTCTGGAGCAGGGCGAGGCCCTTTTCACCGTCCGTCACGACGCCGCCCGACCCTTCGTGGTGACCGCCGCAGGCCGGACCGTGCAGGACGTCGGTACCGTGTTCAACGTTGCCAGCAGCGACGCGGCTCTGTCGGTCGAGGTCGCGGAGGGGTCGGTGGTCTACGAACCCGATGGCGCGGCGGTCATGCTGCACGCGGGCGACGGTGTGAGCGTCGATGCAAGCGCGAACACGGTACGCCGGACGAGGTTCGCGCCCGATACCGTCGGCGGCTGGCGTCACGGCGTGCTGACATTCAACGAACGCCCCCTGCGCGACGTCGCAGGCACGCTCAATCGTCTCTACGGCTTTCAGATCGAACTGTCGCCCGGCTTGTCCGGCCAGCCCTTTACCGGCATGGTCCGCTTTTCGGGAGCTGCCGATCGCGACGTACCGCATCTGGCGGAATTGATCGGGGCGACGTGGCGGCGTGACGAAGGGCGGTGGGTTCTGTCGGAAGGGACGACGCGGTAA